One genomic region from Pseudomonas sp. R5-89-07 encodes:
- the gluQRS gene encoding tRNA glutamyl-Q(34) synthetase GluQRS, which yields MTASTYIGRFAPTPSGHLHFGSLVAALASYLDARANQGRWLMRMEDLDPPREEPGAQAAILHALESYGFEWDGELVRQSERHEAYAKVLNELFNHGLAYACTCSRKQLEPYNGIYPGLCRNAGHEQQDAAIRLRVPELEYHFTDRVQGQFRQHLGRDSGDFVIRRRDGLYAYQLAVVLDDAWQGVTDIVRGADLLDSTPRQLYLQELLGLRQPRYLHVPLIVQPDGNKLGKSYRSPPLTADQATPLLLRALRALGQPAGDELLYASPRELLDWGTRQWDATLIPRTLTLAEAQLN from the coding sequence ATGACTGCCTCTACCTATATCGGGCGCTTCGCCCCCACGCCCAGCGGCCACCTGCACTTCGGTTCCCTGGTCGCCGCCCTCGCGTCCTACCTCGACGCCCGCGCCAATCAAGGCCGCTGGCTGATGCGCATGGAAGACCTCGACCCACCCCGTGAAGAACCCGGCGCCCAGGCGGCAATCCTGCATGCCCTGGAAAGCTACGGCTTTGAATGGGATGGCGAACTGGTTCGGCAAAGCGAGCGACACGAGGCCTACGCCAAGGTATTGAACGAGCTGTTCAACCACGGCCTGGCCTACGCCTGCACCTGCTCGCGCAAACAGCTGGAACCCTACAACGGGATTTACCCCGGACTGTGCCGCAATGCCGGCCATGAGCAGCAGGATGCCGCCATCCGTCTGCGCGTGCCCGAGCTTGAGTATCATTTTACCGACCGTGTTCAGGGCCAGTTCCGACAGCATCTGGGGCGCGATTCAGGCGACTTCGTCATCCGCCGCCGCGATGGCCTGTACGCCTATCAACTGGCCGTGGTCCTGGATGACGCCTGGCAGGGCGTTACCGACATCGTACGCGGTGCCGACCTGCTCGACTCTACGCCACGCCAGCTTTACCTGCAGGAATTACTGGGCCTGCGCCAGCCGCGCTACCTGCATGTGCCGCTGATCGTCCAGCCGGACGGTAACAAACTGGGCAAGTCGTACCGCTCGCCACCGCTGACGGCGGACCAGGCCACACCGTTATTGCTCAGAGCGCTGCGCGCCCTCGGCCAGCCGGCCGGGGACGAGCTGCTTTACGCAAGCCCCAGGGAACTGCTGGACTGGGGCACCCGGCAGTGGGATGCCACACTGATCCCTCGCACACTCACGCTGGCCGAAGCGCAATTGAACTGA
- a CDS encoding sensor histidine kinase: protein MPMSFSLTQMLLISAAYLAALFGVAWISERGMIPRAIIRHPLTYTLSLGVYASAWAFYGTVGLAYQYGYGFLSSYLGVSGAFLLAPVLLYPILKITRTYQLSSLADLFAFRFRSTWAGALTTIFMLIGVLPLLALQIQAVADSISILTREPVQHRVALAFCALISLFTIFFGSRHIATREKHQGLVFAIAFESVIKLVAIGGVGLYALYGVFDGPQQLELWLLQNQTALAALHTPLQEGPWRTLLLVFFASAIVMPHMYHMTFTENLNPRSLVSASWGLPLFLLLMSLAVPLILWAGLKLGATTNPEYFTLGIGIAANSPALALLAYVGGLSAASGLIIVTTLALSGMALNHLVLPLYQPPAEGNIYRWLKWTRRALIVAIIMAGYAFYLLLGAGQDLANLGIVAFVATLQFLPGVLSVLYWPTANRRGFIAGLLAGVLVWLVTMLLPLVGNLQGFYIPLLNMIYVLDDTSWHMAAIASLAANVLMFTLISLFTNASPEETSAAEACAVDNVRRPQRRELHAASPQEFATQLAKPLGAKAAQKEVEQALRDLYLPFDERRPYALRRLRDRIEANLSGLMGPSVSQDMVETFLPYKAGGENYVTEDIHFIESRLEDYHSRLTGLAAELDALRRYHRQTLQELPMGVCSLAKDQEILMWNKAMEELTGIAAQRVVGSRLNTLGDPWKELLQGFINLPDEHLHKQHLALDGQTRWLNLHKAAIDEPLAPGNSGLVLLVEDLTDTQMLEDKLVHSERLASIGRLAAGVAHEIGNPITGIACLAQNLREEREEDGEITEISGQILEQTKRVSRIVQSLMSFAHSGAHQHQDEAVCLAEVAQDAIGLLALNRRNFEVQFFNLCDPDHWVDGDSQRLAQVLINLLSNARDASPPHSAVRVKSEAFEHTVDLIVEDEGSGIPQNIMDRLFEPFFTTKDPGEGTGLGLALVYSIVEEHYGQITIDSPADTESQRGTRIRVTLPRHVEATSAVN from the coding sequence ATGCCGATGAGCTTTAGCCTCACCCAGATGCTGCTGATCAGCGCCGCCTACCTGGCTGCGCTGTTCGGCGTCGCCTGGATCAGTGAGCGCGGAATGATTCCGCGGGCGATCATTCGCCATCCCTTGACCTACACCTTGTCCCTGGGCGTGTACGCCAGCGCCTGGGCGTTCTACGGTACGGTGGGCCTGGCCTATCAATACGGCTATGGTTTCCTGTCCAGCTACCTGGGGGTGTCCGGCGCGTTCCTGCTGGCGCCGGTGTTGCTGTACCCCATCCTGAAAATCACCCGTACCTACCAGCTGTCGTCGCTGGCAGACCTGTTTGCCTTCCGCTTTCGCAGCACCTGGGCCGGCGCGCTCACCACGATTTTCATGTTGATCGGCGTGCTGCCGTTGCTGGCCCTGCAGATCCAGGCAGTGGCCGACTCCATCAGCATTCTCACCCGTGAGCCCGTGCAACATCGCGTGGCTCTGGCCTTCTGCGCCTTGATCAGCCTGTTCACCATTTTCTTTGGCTCACGCCATATCGCCACCCGGGAAAAACACCAGGGCCTGGTGTTTGCGATTGCCTTTGAATCGGTGATCAAGCTCGTGGCCATTGGCGGCGTTGGCCTTTACGCGCTCTACGGCGTGTTCGACGGCCCGCAGCAGTTGGAATTGTGGCTGCTGCAAAACCAGACCGCCCTCGCCGCCTTGCACACGCCGTTGCAGGAAGGCCCCTGGCGTACGCTGCTGCTGGTGTTCTTCGCCTCGGCGATTGTAATGCCGCACATGTACCACATGACCTTCACCGAAAACCTCAACCCGCGCTCATTGGTCAGCGCCAGCTGGGGCTTGCCACTGTTCCTGCTGTTGATGAGCCTGGCAGTGCCGCTGATTCTCTGGGCCGGCCTGAAACTGGGGGCAACCACCAACCCTGAGTACTTCACCCTCGGCATCGGCATCGCCGCCAACAGCCCGGCCCTGGCGCTGCTGGCGTATGTCGGCGGTTTGTCGGCGGCCAGTGGTTTGATCATTGTCACCACATTGGCACTTTCCGGGATGGCGCTTAACCACCTGGTGCTGCCGCTGTACCAACCGCCCGCCGAAGGCAACATCTACCGCTGGCTGAAATGGACACGCCGCGCGCTGATCGTCGCGATCATCATGGCCGGCTATGCCTTTTACCTGTTGCTGGGTGCCGGGCAGGACCTGGCCAACCTGGGCATCGTGGCCTTTGTCGCCACCCTGCAGTTCCTGCCGGGCGTGCTGTCGGTACTGTACTGGCCAACCGCCAATCGCCGCGGCTTTATTGCCGGTTTGCTGGCGGGCGTACTGGTGTGGCTGGTGACCATGCTGCTACCGCTGGTCGGCAACCTGCAGGGCTTCTACATACCGCTGCTGAACATGATCTACGTGCTGGACGACACCAGCTGGCACATGGCCGCAATCGCCTCGCTGGCCGCCAACGTGCTGATGTTCACCCTGATCTCGCTGTTCACCAACGCCAGCCCCGAAGAAACCAGCGCCGCCGAGGCCTGCGCGGTAGATAACGTGCGCCGCCCGCAACGCCGCGAGCTGCATGCAGCCTCGCCCCAGGAATTCGCCACGCAACTGGCCAAGCCACTGGGTGCCAAGGCCGCACAAAAGGAAGTGGAGCAGGCCCTGCGCGATCTGTACCTGCCGTTCGACGAGCGCCGCCCCTATGCCCTGCGGCGCTTGCGTGACCGTATCGAAGCCAACTTGTCAGGGTTGATGGGCCCCAGCGTGTCCCAGGACATGGTGGAAACCTTCCTGCCCTACAAGGCCGGCGGCGAAAACTACGTGACCGAAGACATTCACTTCATCGAAAGCCGGCTGGAGGACTATCACTCACGCCTCACCGGCCTTGCCGCCGAGCTCGACGCCCTGCGCCGCTACCACCGCCAGACCCTGCAAGAACTGCCGATGGGCGTGTGTTCCCTGGCCAAGGACCAGGAAATCCTGATGTGGAACAAGGCCATGGAGGAGCTGACCGGCATCGCCGCACAACGCGTGGTGGGCTCTCGTCTCAATACCCTGGGCGACCCGTGGAAGGAACTGCTGCAAGGCTTTATCAACCTGCCCGACGAGCATTTGCACAAGCAACACCTGGCCCTCGACGGCCAGACCCGCTGGCTCAACCTGCACAAGGCCGCGATTGACGAGCCCCTGGCCCCTGGCAACAGCGGCCTGGTGTTACTGGTGGAGGACCTGACCGACACCCAGATGCTCGAAGACAAGCTGGTGCACTCCGAGCGCCTGGCCAGCATTGGTCGCCTGGCCGCCGGCGTGGCTCACGAGATCGGTAACCCGATCACCGGTATCGCCTGCCTGGCGCAGAACCTGCGCGAGGAGCGCGAGGAGGACGGCGAAATCACCGAGATCAGCGGGCAGATCCTCGAGCAGACCAAGCGCGTGTCTCGCATCGTGCAGTCGCTGATGAGCTTTGCCCACTCCGGCGCCCATCAGCATCAGGACGAAGCGGTATGCCTGGCCGAAGTGGCGCAGGATGCCATTGGGCTGTTGGCCTTGAACCGGCGCAATTTCGAAGTACAGTTCTTTAACCTGTGCGATCCGGACCATTGGGTCGATGGCGACTCACAACGCCTGGCGCAGGTGCTGATCAACCTGCTGTCCAACGCCCGCGATGCGTCCCCGCCGCACAGTGCGGTACGCGTCAAGAGCGAGGCTTTCGAGCACACGGTCGACCTGATCGTGGAAGACGAAGGCAGCGGCATTCCACAGAACATCATGGACCGATTGTTCGAACCTTTCTTCACCACCAAGGACCCGGGTGAAGGTACCGGTCTGGGCCTTGCACTGGTCTATTCCATCGTTGAAGAGCATTATGGACAAATCACCATCGACAGCCCGGCTGACACCGAAAGCCAACGCGGCACCCGTATCCGGGTGACCTTGCCGCGTCATGTCGAAGCGACGTCCGCTGTGAACTGA
- a CDS encoding sigma-54 dependent transcriptional regulator, with translation MPHILIVEDETIIRSALRRLLERNQYQVSEAGSVQEAQERFSIPTFDLIVSDLRLPGAPGTELIKLGQGTPVLIMTSYASLRSAVDSMKMGAVDYIAKPFDHDEMLQAVARILRDRQSASSAPAEPRPAGKAADKPGVDNSNGEIGIIGSCPPMQDLYSKIRKVAPTDSNVLIQGESGTGKELVARALHNLSKRAKAPMISVNCAAIPESLIESELFGHEKGAFTGASAGRAGLVEAADGGTLFLDEIGELPLEAQARLLRVLQEGEIRRVGSVQSQKVDVRLIAATHRDLKSLAKIGQFREDLYYRLHVIALKLPALRERGADVNEIANAFLLRQSARINRTDLKFAPDAEQAIRHYSWPGNVRELENAVERAVILSESPEISAELLGIDIELSDLDDDDFIGLSPQQGTGSNTSHEPTEDLSLEDYFQHFVLEHQDHMTETELARKLGVSRKCLWERRQRLGIPRRKTGVASES, from the coding sequence ATGCCGCACATTTTGATCGTCGAAGACGAAACCATTATCCGCTCTGCCTTGCGTCGCCTGCTTGAACGTAATCAGTACCAGGTCAGCGAAGCCGGCTCGGTGCAGGAAGCACAGGAGCGGTTCAGCATTCCCACGTTCGACCTGATCGTCAGCGACCTGCGGTTGCCGGGCGCACCGGGTACCGAGCTGATCAAGCTGGGCCAGGGCACTCCGGTGCTGATCATGACCAGCTACGCCAGCCTGCGCTCGGCCGTGGACTCGATGAAGATGGGCGCGGTGGACTATATCGCCAAGCCTTTCGACCATGACGAGATGCTTCAGGCCGTGGCCCGCATCCTGCGTGACCGCCAGTCGGCCAGCAGTGCGCCAGCCGAGCCGCGTCCAGCAGGAAAAGCCGCCGACAAACCGGGCGTCGACAACAGCAACGGCGAGATCGGCATCATCGGCTCCTGCCCGCCGATGCAGGACCTTTACAGCAAGATCCGCAAAGTGGCACCCACCGACTCCAATGTGTTGATCCAGGGCGAGTCGGGCACCGGCAAGGAGCTGGTGGCCCGCGCCCTGCACAACCTGTCCAAGCGCGCCAAGGCACCGATGATCTCGGTGAACTGCGCGGCGATCCCCGAGTCCCTGATCGAATCCGAATTGTTTGGTCACGAAAAAGGCGCGTTCACCGGTGCCAGCGCCGGGCGTGCGGGCCTGGTCGAAGCCGCCGACGGCGGCACCTTGTTCCTCGACGAGATCGGCGAGTTGCCCCTGGAAGCACAGGCGCGCCTGCTGCGGGTGCTGCAGGAAGGTGAAATTCGCCGGGTCGGTTCGGTGCAATCGCAAAAGGTCGATGTGCGCCTGATCGCAGCGACGCACCGCGACCTCAAGAGCTTGGCCAAGATCGGCCAGTTCCGCGAAGACTTGTATTACCGCTTGCACGTGATTGCGCTCAAGCTGCCAGCCCTGCGGGAGCGTGGCGCCGACGTCAACGAAATCGCCAATGCGTTCCTGCTGCGCCAGAGCGCGCGCATCAACCGTACCGACCTGAAGTTCGCCCCGGACGCGGAGCAAGCAATCCGGCATTACTCGTGGCCGGGCAACGTGCGGGAACTGGAGAACGCGGTCGAGCGTGCGGTCATCCTGTCAGAAAGCCCGGAAATATCCGCCGAGCTGCTGGGCATCGATATCGAGCTCAGCGACCTGGACGACGACGACTTCATCGGCCTGTCGCCGCAACAGGGTACTGGTAGCAACACCAGCCATGAGCCAACGGAGGACTTGTCCCTGGAAGACTACTTCCAGCATTTCGTCCTCGAGCACCAGGACCACATGACCGAGACCGAACTGGCACGCAAGCTGGGCGTAAGCCGCAAGTGCCTGTGGGAACGCCGCCAGCGCCTGGGCATTCCACGGCGCAAGACCGGTGTCGCCAGCGAGAGTTGA
- a CDS encoding polynucleotide adenylyltransferase PcnB, with protein MLKKLFQSFRSPLRRTQHIRSTPEVLNSNQHSLQRAQFSRYAVNIVERLQNAGYQAYLVGGCVRDMLLNITPKDFDVATSATPEQVRAEFRNARIIGRRFKLVHIHFGREIIEVATFRAGHPQNDEEEDTNQSSRNESGRILRDNVYGTLEEDAQRRDFTINALYYDPVSERILDYANGVHDIRNNLIRLIGDPTQRYQEDPVRMLRAVRFAAKLNFGIEKHTAAPIRELAPMLREIPSARLFEEVLKLFLSGYAADTFEMLVDLQLFDPLFPASAEALEHNPTYTHTLISEALINTDLRIKQNKPVTPAFLFAALLWPALPKRVLRLQDRGMPPIPAMQEAAHELITEQCQRIAIPKRFTLPIREIWDMQERLPRRSGKRADLLLENPRFRAGYDFLLLRESAGEQTDGLGEWWTDYQDANDSQRREMIRELGSKGDSTGEGPKKRRRSTSKRKRSAADASGATGE; from the coding sequence ATGCTGAAGAAGTTGTTCCAGTCATTCCGTTCTCCCTTGCGTCGTACGCAACACATTCGCAGCACGCCTGAAGTGCTTAACAGCAATCAGCATTCATTGCAGCGCGCTCAGTTCAGCCGTTATGCCGTGAACATCGTCGAACGTTTGCAGAACGCCGGTTACCAGGCCTACCTGGTGGGCGGCTGCGTACGTGACATGCTGCTCAATATCACGCCGAAGGATTTCGACGTCGCCACCAGCGCCACGCCTGAACAGGTGCGTGCCGAATTCCGCAATGCGCGGATCATCGGCCGTCGCTTCAAGCTGGTGCATATCCATTTCGGGCGCGAAATCATCGAAGTCGCGACGTTCCGCGCCGGTCATCCGCAGAACGATGAAGAGGAAGACACCAATCAGTCTTCCCGCAACGAAAGCGGGCGCATCCTGCGTGACAATGTCTACGGCACGCTGGAAGAAGACGCGCAACGCCGCGACTTCACCATCAACGCCCTCTATTACGATCCGGTCAGCGAGCGCATCCTCGATTACGCCAACGGCGTACACGATATCCGCAACAACCTGATCCGCCTGATCGGCGACCCGACGCAGCGCTACCAGGAAGACCCGGTGCGCATGCTGCGCGCCGTGCGGTTCGCCGCCAAGCTCAACTTCGGTATCGAAAAACATACGGCCGCACCGATTCGCGAGCTGGCACCGATGCTGCGGGAAATCCCGTCGGCACGCTTGTTTGAAGAAGTGCTCAAGCTGTTCCTGTCGGGCTACGCCGCCGACACCTTTGAAATGCTCGTCGACCTGCAGTTGTTCGATCCACTGTTCCCGGCCAGCGCCGAGGCGTTGGAACACAACCCGACGTACACCCACACCCTGATCAGCGAAGCGTTGATCAACACAGACTTGCGCATCAAGCAGAACAAGCCGGTCACCCCGGCGTTCCTGTTTGCCGCCCTGCTGTGGCCGGCCCTGCCTAAACGCGTACTGCGCCTGCAGGACCGTGGCATGCCGCCGATCCCTGCCATGCAGGAAGCCGCCCACGAGTTGATCACCGAGCAGTGCCAGCGCATCGCCATTCCGAAGCGCTTCACCCTGCCGATCCGCGAAATCTGGGACATGCAAGAGCGCCTGCCGCGCCGCAGCGGCAAACGCGCCGACCTGTTGCTGGAGAACCCGCGTTTCCGCGCCGGCTACGACTTCCTGTTGCTGCGCGAAAGCGCCGGCGAGCAGACCGACGGCCTGGGTGAATGGTGGACCGACTATCAGGACGCCAATGACAGCCAGCGCCGCGAGATGATTCGTGAACTCGGCAGCAAAGGCGACAGCACCGGTGAAGGGCCGAAGAAGCGCCGCCGCAGTACCAGCAAGCGCAAGCGCAGCGCCGCCGATGCCTCGGGCGCAACGGGCGAATAA
- the folK gene encoding 2-amino-4-hydroxy-6-hydroxymethyldihydropteridine diphosphokinase: MERIYIGMGSNLAAPAQQLRSAIDALAHLPGTALAGVSAFYQSDSLLPGQPRYTNAVAALDGTLAPLALLDALQTIENDQGRERVERWGPRTLDLDILLFGDRPIDEPRLKVPHYQMHLRAFVLYPLAELVPADFQLPDGQTLSELLAACPFVGLERLPL; this comes from the coding sequence GTGGAACGTATCTACATCGGCATGGGCAGCAACCTGGCTGCCCCGGCGCAGCAACTGCGCAGCGCTATCGACGCCTTAGCGCACCTGCCCGGCACTGCACTCGCCGGTGTATCCGCTTTCTACCAAAGCGACTCCCTGCTTCCCGGCCAACCGCGTTACACCAACGCGGTTGCAGCCCTGGACGGCACCCTCGCGCCGCTGGCCCTGCTCGATGCGCTGCAAACCATCGAAAACGACCAGGGCCGCGAGCGCGTTGAGCGCTGGGGGCCACGTACCCTCGATCTGGATATTCTGTTATTCGGTGATCGGCCGATTGATGAGCCGCGCCTCAAGGTGCCGCATTATCAGATGCACCTGCGGGCGTTCGTGCTTTATCCATTGGCTGAGTTGGTGCCTGCCGATTTTCAGTTGCCTGATGGCCAAACGCTGAGTGAACTGCTGGCAGCCTGCCCATTCGTCGGCCTGGAACGCCTACCTCTGTAG
- the panB gene encoding 3-methyl-2-oxobutanoate hydroxymethyltransferase translates to MPDITLTTLQSLKLKGEKITMLTCYDATFAHASCQAGVEVLLVGDSLGMVLQGNDSTLPVTTDELAYHTASVKRGNDGAFIIADLPFMGYATLEQTFQNAGKLMQAGAHMIKVEGAVWLAESIRLLAERGVPVCAHMGLTPQSVNLLGGYKVQGRNEAQARQMRADAIALEQAGAAMILLECVPSELAAEITQAVKVPVIGIGAGSATDGQVLVLHDMLGLSISGHVPKFVKNFMAGQPSIHAALSAYVSEVKAVTFPGTEHGFSA, encoded by the coding sequence ATGCCAGACATTACCCTGACCACCTTGCAGAGCCTCAAGCTCAAGGGTGAAAAAATCACCATGCTGACCTGCTATGACGCTACCTTCGCCCACGCCAGTTGCCAGGCCGGGGTCGAGGTGTTGCTGGTAGGCGACTCCCTGGGCATGGTTCTTCAAGGGAATGACAGCACGCTACCCGTCACCACCGACGAGCTCGCGTACCACACCGCCAGCGTCAAGCGTGGCAACGACGGTGCATTTATCATCGCCGACCTGCCGTTCATGGGGTATGCCACGCTCGAACAGACCTTCCAGAACGCCGGCAAACTGATGCAGGCGGGCGCGCACATGATCAAGGTCGAAGGTGCCGTCTGGCTCGCCGAGTCGATCCGTCTGCTGGCTGAGCGCGGCGTACCGGTCTGTGCGCACATGGGCCTGACCCCGCAGTCGGTCAACCTTCTGGGCGGCTATAAGGTGCAGGGCCGCAATGAAGCCCAGGCACGCCAGATGCGCGCTGATGCCATTGCCCTGGAGCAAGCTGGCGCCGCGATGATTCTACTGGAGTGCGTACCCAGTGAACTGGCCGCCGAAATCACCCAGGCCGTCAAGGTACCCGTGATCGGCATCGGTGCCGGCTCCGCCACCGATGGCCAGGTGTTGGTGCTGCACGACATGCTCGGCCTGTCGATCAGCGGCCACGTGCCCAAGTTCGTGAAAAACTTCATGGCTGGTCAGCCCAGCATTCACGCCGCGCTGAGCGCTTACGTCAGCGAAGTCAAGGCTGTGACCTTCCCTGGCACTGAACACGGATTCTCTGCATGA
- the panC gene encoding pantoate--beta-alanine ligase, whose amino-acid sequence MNTVKTLRELRAAVTHARSAGKRIGFVPTMGNLHNGHATLVSKAAQQSDFVVTSIFVNPLQFGVGEDLDKYPRTLAADQEMLLQAGCNLLFAPTVEEMYPDGMTGQTRVSVPQLSEGLCGASRPGHFEGVATVVSKLFNMVQPDMAVFGQKDYQQLAVIRAMVHDLNMPIQIIGEPTVRAADGLALSSRNGYLTQEQRAIAPVLYRSLSQIAAAIKNGEHDFARLRAEHIQQIEAAGLRMDYLEVRQGVHLRPATPEDRDIVILVAAYLGATRLIDNLHLNLD is encoded by the coding sequence ATGAACACCGTTAAAACCCTACGCGAACTGCGCGCCGCCGTGACCCACGCGCGCAGCGCCGGCAAGCGCATCGGCTTTGTGCCGACCATGGGCAACCTGCACAATGGCCACGCCACCCTGGTGAGCAAGGCGGCGCAGCAATCGGATTTCGTGGTGACGAGCATTTTTGTCAACCCGCTGCAATTCGGCGTCGGCGAAGACCTGGACAAATACCCGCGCACCCTCGCCGCCGACCAGGAGATGCTGTTGCAAGCCGGCTGCAACCTGCTGTTTGCGCCAACGGTCGAGGAAATGTATCCCGACGGCATGACCGGACAAACCCGCGTCAGCGTGCCTCAGCTGTCCGAAGGCCTGTGTGGGGCCAGCCGTCCCGGGCATTTCGAAGGCGTCGCCACGGTGGTCAGCAAGCTGTTCAACATGGTGCAGCCGGATATGGCCGTCTTTGGCCAAAAGGATTATCAGCAACTGGCGGTGATCCGCGCCATGGTGCATGACCTGAACATGCCGATCCAGATCATCGGCGAACCGACCGTACGCGCAGCCGATGGCCTGGCGCTGTCATCGCGCAACGGTTACCTCACCCAAGAGCAACGCGCGATTGCGCCCGTGCTGTACCGCAGCCTCAGCCAGATCGCCGCCGCCATCAAAAACGGTGAGCATGATTTTGCCAGGCTGCGCGCCGAGCACATCCAGCAGATCGAAGCCGCTGGCTTGCGCATGGATTACCTGGAAGTGCGCCAGGGCGTGCACCTTCGCCCAGCCACGCCAGAAGATCGGGACATTGTGATCCTGGTCGCCGCCTATCTGGGCGCGACTCGCCTGATCGACAATCTGCATTTGAACCTCGACTGA
- the pgi gene encoding glucose-6-phosphate isomerase: MAYYRTPHDVTALPAWQALNQHRQAMQDFSMREAFNADPQRFSEFTLSSCGLFLDYSKNLITRETRDLLVGLANEVGLKDAINSLYAGEPVNSSEGRPALHTALRRPVGDKLSVNGVNIMPDVHKVLNQITDLVGRIHDGLWRGYTEKPITDVVNIGIGGSFLGPELVSEALLSYAHKGVRCHYLANIDGSEFHELTMKLRAETTLFIVSSKSFNTLETLKNAQAARAWYLAQGGSEAELYRHFIAVSSNNAAAVAFGIREENIFPMWDWVGGRYSLWSAIGLPIALAIGMSNFKELLSGAYTMDQHFQNAPFEANMPVLLGLLGVWYGNFWGSQSHAILPYDHYLRNITKHLQQLDMESNGKSVRQDGTPVATDTGPVIWGGVGCNGQHAYHQLLHQGTQMIPADFIVPIVSFNPVSDHHQWLYANCLSQSQALMLGKTRAEAEAELREKGIPEAEVQKLAPHKVIPGNRPSNTLVVERISPRRLGALVAMYEHKVFVQSVIWGINAFDQWGVELGKELGKGVYNRLTGAEETSAEDASTQGLINYFRGRHRG, translated from the coding sequence ATGGCGTACTACCGCACCCCTCATGACGTTACCGCGCTGCCCGCCTGGCAAGCGCTCAATCAACATCGCCAAGCCATGCAGGATTTCAGCATGCGCGAGGCGTTCAATGCCGACCCCCAGCGTTTCTCAGAATTCACCCTGAGCAGCTGCGGGCTTTTCCTCGACTACTCGAAAAACCTGATCACCCGCGAAACCCGCGACCTGCTGGTGGGCCTGGCCAACGAGGTCGGTCTTAAAGATGCGATCAACTCGCTGTATGCCGGCGAGCCAGTCAACTCTTCCGAAGGCCGCCCGGCGCTGCATACCGCCCTGCGCCGCCCGGTCGGTGACAAGTTGTCGGTCAACGGCGTGAACATCATGCCGGACGTGCACAAGGTGCTGAACCAGATCACTGACCTGGTCGGCCGCATTCACGATGGCCTGTGGCGTGGCTACACCGAGAAGCCGATCACCGACGTGGTGAACATCGGTATCGGTGGTTCGTTCCTCGGCCCGGAGCTGGTCTCCGAAGCGTTGTTGTCCTACGCCCACAAAGGCGTGCGCTGCCATTACCTGGCGAACATCGACGGCAGCGAGTTCCACGAGCTGACCATGAAGCTGCGCGCCGAGACCACCCTGTTCATCGTCTCGTCCAAATCCTTCAATACCCTCGAAACCCTGAAGAATGCCCAGGCCGCCCGCGCCTGGTACCTGGCGCAGGGCGGTTCGGAAGCCGAGCTCTACCGCCACTTCATCGCCGTGTCGAGCAACAACGCAGCGGCCGTGGCGTTCGGTATCCGCGAAGAAAACATCTTCCCGATGTGGGACTGGGTGGGCGGGCGTTACTCGCTGTGGTCCGCGATTGGCTTGCCGATTGCGCTGGCGATAGGTATGTCCAACTTCAAGGAACTGCTGTCCGGTGCCTACACCATGGACCAGCATTTCCAGAACGCTCCATTCGAAGCCAACATGCCGGTGCTGCTGGGCTTGCTGGGCGTGTGGTACGGCAACTTCTGGGGTTCGCAGAGCCACGCGATCCTGCCGTACGACCACTACCTGCGTAACATCACCAAACATTTGCAGCAGTTGGACATGGAATCCAACGGCAAGAGCGTGCGCCAGGACGGCACGCCGGTCGCCACCGACACCGGCCCGGTCATCTGGGGCGGCGTGGGCTGCAACGGGCAACATGCTTATCACCAGTTGCTGCACCAAGGCACCCAAATGATCCCGGCCGACTTCATCGTGCCGATCGTGAGTTTCAACCCGGTGTCCGACCACCATCAGTGGCTGTACGCCAACTGCCTGTCCCAGAGCCAGGCACTGATGCTCGGTAAGACTCGCGCAGAAGCAGAAGCCGAGCTGCGCGAAAAAGGCATCCCTGAGGCCGAGGTGCAGAAACTGGCGCCCCACAAGGTGATCCCGGGCAACCGCCCGAGCAACACCCTCGTGGTCGAGCGCATCAGCCCACGTCGTCTGGGTGCGTTGGTCGCCATGTATGAACACAAGGTGTTCGTGCAAAGCGTTATCTGGGGCATCAACGCCTTCGACCAATGGGGTGTGGAGCTGGGCAAGGAGCTGGGCAAAGGCGTCTACAACCGCCTGACCGGCGCCGAAGAAACCTCGGCCGAGGATGCTTCGACCCAGGGCCTGATCAACTACTTCCGCGGTCGTCACCGCGGCTGA